One window of Natrinema sp. SYSU A 869 genomic DNA carries:
- a CDS encoding CBS domain-containing protein, whose product MPVKDIARPREELVSAEPTASLREICQLMDDKRVGCVVIESDEEPAGIITDRDIAMAFSAGKTLDDLAAEDIMNREPHTVSTDDGVFDLCATMAEHGVRRMPVVEGEKLTGIVTFDDLVVLLDDEMSNLSNVVRTESPAYETS is encoded by the coding sequence ATGCCCGTCAAAGACATCGCCCGTCCACGCGAGGAATTGGTATCAGCCGAACCGACAGCGTCACTCCGAGAGATCTGCCAGCTCATGGACGACAAGCGGGTCGGTTGTGTCGTGATCGAATCAGACGAGGAACCCGCCGGGATCATTACCGACCGAGACATCGCAATGGCGTTCAGTGCGGGGAAAACCCTCGACGATCTGGCGGCCGAAGACATCATGAATCGCGAGCCCCACACGGTATCAACCGACGACGGCGTCTTCGACCTGTGTGCGACGATGGCTGAACACGGTGTGCGCCGGATGCCCGTCGTCGAAGGCGAGAAACTAACTGGAATCGTTACGTTCGATGATCTGGTGGTTCTCCTCGACGACGAAATGAGCAATCTCTCCAACGTCGTCCGAACTGAGTCACCGGCCTACGAGACATCGTAA
- a CDS encoding nucleic acid-binding protein, which produces MTMEAYRYEDGSISYPGHPRGPGGAEPVDTIDLSEYTGEVVTWTTSTATPPGVREPNTLAIVEFGVEGETVRALGQATTDEIETGDEVEPVYVDELREPGAGIREPESQEWDGYRFEPV; this is translated from the coding sequence ATGACTATGGAAGCGTACAGGTACGAGGACGGTTCGATCAGCTACCCCGGCCATCCGCGCGGTCCCGGCGGCGCGGAGCCGGTCGACACGATCGATCTCAGCGAGTACACCGGCGAGGTCGTCACCTGGACGACCAGCACGGCGACCCCGCCCGGTGTCCGCGAACCCAACACGCTCGCGATCGTCGAATTCGGGGTCGAGGGCGAGACGGTCCGCGCGCTCGGCCAGGCGACGACCGACGAAATCGAAACCGGCGACGAGGTCGAACCCGTCTACGTCGATGAACTCCGCGAACCCGGCGCCGGCATCCGCGAACCCGAGAGCCAGGAGTGGGACGGCTACCGGTTCGAACCTGTCTGA